The Muricauda sp. SCSIO 65647 genome includes a region encoding these proteins:
- a CDS encoding tetratricopeptide repeat protein yields MPIKRLHIIITFLCPLMSIQVFGQTRTVDSLMAVLQETDSKEDRAKLQVRLSKALERIDIAKSKKFAKEALLFDNDSLKSEAHNQLGRASFYQNELDSASFHFTKSIDLLNDLDLQDQAASVRISLGAVQLRKGEYRNSVTTLITSAAYFENSGDSINMAKCYSNVSTAFGELGDSQKAIVYGEKALAIFTQKNMLPFKAVTLPNLAGEFLKLGDTTRAKSYFLQAEALANQRNDQFSLARIYNNLGNMYLETDHDESEKYLTKALDIRKQTKNNDGIGTLYNNLGYLQLKKGNALKAIPYLKTALQFGQGSNATTTYNNLSDAHRQLGDFKMALFYEQQKNALNDSILKVENQKAIAEISTKYETEKKEKEILNLQNANLQTDMRRRQNRNLMYGAFALLLVAIILTYAFIKNSRKKRIIAEQLQELESQKVERLLKEQELTGIDAMIEGQEKERQRIAEDLHDSLGGKLSALKLFVEDIKKSDQALYGKIKTVLDESYDDVRNISHQKNTSAMIEKGLIPAVNMVANRLKSTEKLHVEVTNIDLKQKIQNFIELQLFRIIQELLANTIKHAKAKNVNIQFSEENSTLNVLYEDDGIGFDTENVDSGVGLKNIGNRIQKIGGSLAIDSNPGAGTTIILNVPI; encoded by the coding sequence ATGCCCATCAAGCGATTGCATATCATTATCACCTTTTTGTGCCCGTTGATGTCGATTCAGGTCTTCGGCCAGACACGTACGGTCGACAGTCTAATGGCAGTACTGCAAGAAACCGATTCGAAAGAAGATAGGGCCAAACTTCAGGTACGATTGTCGAAGGCGCTCGAGCGTATCGATATTGCCAAGAGCAAGAAGTTTGCAAAGGAAGCCTTGCTTTTTGACAATGATTCCCTAAAAAGTGAGGCCCACAATCAACTGGGCCGGGCCAGTTTTTATCAGAATGAGTTAGACTCTGCCTCGTTTCACTTTACGAAATCCATCGACCTGCTCAATGATTTGGACCTTCAAGACCAGGCCGCCTCGGTCAGAATCAGTTTGGGTGCCGTACAGTTAAGAAAGGGAGAATACAGAAATTCGGTGACCACCTTGATTACTAGTGCAGCCTATTTTGAAAACAGCGGTGACAGCATCAATATGGCCAAATGCTACAGCAACGTGTCAACGGCTTTCGGCGAATTGGGAGATTCGCAAAAAGCCATTGTCTATGGCGAAAAGGCATTGGCCATCTTTACCCAAAAAAACATGCTGCCCTTCAAGGCCGTTACCCTGCCCAATCTTGCCGGGGAATTCTTGAAACTGGGTGACACCACAAGGGCAAAATCCTATTTTCTCCAGGCAGAAGCCTTGGCAAACCAGCGCAATGACCAGTTCTCTCTGGCAAGAATTTACAACAATCTCGGTAATATGTACCTTGAGACCGATCATGACGAATCTGAGAAATACCTCACCAAGGCGCTTGATATACGCAAGCAGACCAAGAACAACGATGGCATCGGCACCCTTTACAACAATCTGGGCTATTTACAACTGAAAAAGGGAAATGCGCTGAAAGCCATTCCCTATCTCAAGACCGCCCTACAGTTCGGCCAAGGCTCAAATGCGACCACCACCTACAACAATCTGTCAGATGCCCATAGACAACTGGGCGACTTCAAAATGGCCCTGTTCTATGAGCAACAAAAGAACGCCCTGAACGATAGCATCTTAAAAGTCGAGAACCAAAAGGCCATCGCTGAAATTTCGACCAAATACGAAACCGAAAAAAAGGAAAAGGAAATCTTGAACCTTCAAAACGCCAATCTGCAGACCGACATGAGGCGAAGGCAGAACAGAAACCTCATGTACGGGGCGTTTGCGCTTCTATTGGTCGCCATCATTCTCACATATGCCTTCATAAAGAATTCGAGAAAAAAACGGATTATCGCCGAGCAATTGCAAGAATTGGAAAGTCAAAAGGTCGAAAGGCTTCTCAAAGAACAAGAATTGACAGGAATCGATGCCATGATAGAAGGCCAGGAAAAAGAACGGCAGCGTATCGCTGAAGACCTGCATGACAGTTTGGGAGGAAAATTATCGGCATTGAAACTATTTGTCGAAGATATTAAGAAAAGTGATCAGGCATTATATGGTAAAATAAAGACCGTGTTGGATGAATCGTACGACGATGTGCGCAATATTTCGCACCAAAAAAATACGTCGGCCATGATAGAAAAGGGGCTGATTCCGGCGGTCAATATGGTGGCCAACCGGTTGAAATCGACCGAGAAACTGCACGTTGAGGTCACCAATATCGATTTAAAGCAGAAAATTCAGAACTTTATTGAGCTACAGCTTTTCAGAATCATTCAAGAACTGCTGGCCAATACCATAAAACACGCCAAGGCAAAAAATGTAAACATCCAGTTTTCTGAAGAAAATAGTACGCTAAACGTACTTTATGAAGATGACGGCATCGGTTTCGACACCGAGAACGTCGATTCTGGGGTCGGTCTGAAAAACATTGGAAACCGAATTCAAAAAATTGGGGGCTCGCTTGCCATTGATTCAAACCCCGGTGCCGGCACCACCATAATTTTAAACGTACCGATATGA
- a CDS encoding response regulator transcription factor, with product MSVKIILVDDHKLFLNGLESILKNELGIHVVGTATNGLELLELMEQHTPQIILTDIRMPIMDGIAITKLFQKKYPKTSIIALSMFDQEDDVVEMLDAGAKGYIIKNAEKEELVEAIHAVSKGGHYFSPKFKGIHEKWTAQEKQVKDLKLTRRERQILALLARGKTSQQMAKELNLSRFTIDTHRKNIHKKLGIKSNLILAKQAGKYLDDN from the coding sequence ATGAGTGTGAAAATCATCTTGGTCGATGATCACAAATTGTTTTTGAATGGATTGGAATCCATTTTAAAAAATGAGTTGGGCATCCATGTGGTCGGTACAGCCACCAACGGCCTCGAATTATTGGAGCTCATGGAGCAGCATACCCCACAAATCATCCTTACCGACATTCGCATGCCCATTATGGACGGTATCGCCATTACCAAGCTATTTCAGAAGAAATATCCCAAGACATCGATCATCGCCTTGAGCATGTTCGATCAAGAAGACGATGTGGTCGAAATGCTCGATGCCGGGGCAAAGGGCTATATCATAAAGAATGCTGAGAAGGAAGAACTGGTCGAGGCCATTCATGCCGTCTCGAAGGGCGGTCATTATTTCAGCCCGAAGTTCAAAGGAATCCATGAAAAATGGACCGCTCAGGAAAAACAGGTCAAAGACCTAAAGCTGACACGCCGTGAACGACAAATTCTGGCCCTGCTCGCCAGGGGAAAAACCAGTCAACAAATGGCCAAAGAATTAAATCTTAGCCGGTTTACCATTGATACCCATAGAAAGAACATACACAAAAAATTGGGCATCAAAAGCAATTTGATCTTGGCAAAACAAGCGGGCAAATACCTTGATGATAATTAA
- a CDS encoding lipocalin family protein: MKRFFIPLFVACTFIIACSTDNEENNDEMETASLVGTWNLTDARFEENGSLNFVDEVVDFLAAQDCFLISFTFNADGTVTSEDKINYLQQNVGTGGLDIDCPTQSDTETATWVLEGDQLTLDDGNGTTETITIAFEGNSTLVIAGEDIDANNYAGAEAVFTKQ; encoded by the coding sequence ATGAAACGATTTTTTATTCCCCTGTTCGTGGCCTGTACTTTCATTATAGCTTGTTCTACCGACAATGAAGAGAACAATGATGAAATGGAAACGGCCTCTTTGGTCGGTACTTGGAATTTGACCGACGCACGTTTTGAAGAAAACGGCTCGCTTAATTTTGTTGACGAAGTCGTCGATTTTTTGGCGGCCCAAGATTGTTTTTTGATCAGCTTCACCTTCAATGCCGATGGTACGGTAACCAGCGAAGATAAAATCAACTACCTACAACAGAATGTGGGCACGGGCGGATTGGATATCGATTGCCCGACACAGAGTGACACAGAGACGGCCACTTGGGTACTTGAGGGCGACCAATTGACATTGGACGATGGCAACGGCACTACCGAAACCATTACCATTGCGTTTGAAGGCAACAGTACATTGGTCATTGCCGGTGAAGATATCGATGCCAACAATTACGCAGGTGCAGAAGCGGTTTTCACCAAGCAGTAG
- a CDS encoding DUF5916 domain-containing protein, protein MKTTTSLFFVFFFYVLVSFAQESKEPKPAPEFIPKKIYTTSQVNGEYAPPVIDGKLDDQVWDIVDWAGDYIENQPDENTPPSYQTKFKIVYDSKYLYIGVRCLDAEPDNIVRRMSRRDGFDGDWVEFNIDSYHDKRTAFSFTVTAAGVKGDELVSENGNNWDDSWNPIWYTRTNIDDDGWTAELKIPFSQIKFSKEENAVWGLQSTRRFFREEERSLWQRVPLDAPGWVSEFGELHGLKNIEPQRQLEIQPYTVASGETYEAEDGNPFRDGNETDLNVGLDAKIGITNDLTLDLTVNPDFGQVEADPSAIALDGFQIFFREQRPFFVENNNIFDFRLSQSQAGNTFGSDNVFYSRRIGRSPQGFPDTEDGEFVDIPENTQIIGAAKFSGKTKDGWAIGVLESVTARKFATIDNNGERRKEVVEPLTNYFVGRLQKDFNDRNSYIGGIFTAVNRDALGQNISFLHRQAYTGGFDFKHQWNDRDWYLGGNFNWSHVRGSAEAIQNTQESITHLFQRVDSDHVEVDPERTSMTGTGGNLQLGKVGNGHFMFETGGTWRSPELELNDIGFQRESDDIRHYTWVGYRTLKPDSTFRRVGINYNHWSAWDFGGNHNYLQFNTNSWQNWDNNWFSNLGFNYAPIQYSNFALRGGPRLRRSPWMSFWNSVGTDNRKKVRFNFFQFGRRALDNSLKRYSIEFGVRYQPINALRISVFPEYSINNDKLQYIDNIDTDNGVRYLNGEIEQRTLSMSLRLNYNINPNLTVQYWGQPFISRGRYSNFKHVTNATAKVFEDRFVQYGADQTTFADDVFSIDEDVDGNVDFTFDNPDFSFVQFRSNLVIRWEYIPGSEIFLVWSQDVSQSGDPSEGLFTSLGDNIFGQKPQNIFLLKATYRFVF, encoded by the coding sequence GTGAAAACGACCACCAGCCTGTTCTTTGTCTTTTTTTTCTATGTCTTAGTGTCGTTTGCCCAAGAATCTAAAGAACCAAAACCAGCCCCTGAATTTATTCCTAAAAAAATTTACACGACCTCACAGGTAAATGGAGAATACGCCCCACCTGTCATCGATGGCAAACTTGACGACCAAGTTTGGGACATAGTTGATTGGGCCGGCGACTACATAGAGAACCAGCCAGATGAAAACACTCCGCCAAGCTATCAAACAAAATTTAAGATTGTCTATGATAGCAAATATCTATATATAGGGGTACGATGCCTTGATGCCGAACCTGATAACATTGTTAGAAGAATGTCACGGCGCGACGGCTTTGATGGTGATTGGGTAGAGTTCAATATAGACAGCTACCATGATAAGCGTACCGCCTTTTCATTTACGGTGACCGCTGCAGGCGTAAAAGGTGATGAACTGGTCTCTGAAAATGGCAATAACTGGGACGATAGTTGGAATCCTATTTGGTACACCCGTACCAATATTGATGATGATGGGTGGACGGCCGAATTGAAGATTCCGTTCAGTCAGATAAAGTTCAGTAAAGAAGAAAATGCCGTTTGGGGGCTACAGTCAACAAGAAGATTTTTTAGGGAGGAGGAACGTTCACTGTGGCAACGCGTACCCTTGGATGCTCCGGGGTGGGTCAGCGAATTTGGCGAACTGCACGGGTTGAAGAACATCGAGCCACAAAGACAATTGGAGATACAGCCCTATACGGTTGCCAGTGGTGAAACCTATGAAGCTGAAGACGGCAATCCCTTTCGAGATGGCAATGAAACCGATTTGAACGTGGGATTGGATGCCAAGATTGGAATTACGAATGACTTGACCCTTGACTTGACCGTAAATCCTGATTTTGGCCAGGTTGAGGCAGACCCTTCGGCCATTGCTTTGGATGGTTTTCAGATTTTCTTTCGTGAACAGCGCCCCTTTTTTGTAGAGAACAATAATATTTTCGACTTCAGGCTCTCGCAATCACAAGCGGGCAATACCTTTGGGTCAGATAACGTATTTTATAGTCGCCGAATAGGTAGAAGTCCGCAGGGTTTTCCCGATACCGAAGACGGCGAGTTTGTCGATATTCCTGAAAATACACAAATAATAGGTGCAGCCAAGTTCAGCGGAAAGACAAAAGATGGCTGGGCCATTGGTGTGCTGGAAAGTGTCACGGCCAGAAAATTTGCCACGATAGATAACAATGGCGAACGCCGCAAAGAAGTGGTCGAGCCCTTGACGAATTATTTTGTGGGCAGGTTGCAGAAAGACTTCAATGATCGAAATTCGTATATCGGAGGCATTTTCACCGCCGTGAACAGGGATGCCCTTGGCCAAAACATCAGTTTTTTGCATCGTCAGGCCTATACGGGCGGTTTTGATTTCAAACACCAATGGAATGACCGCGATTGGTATTTGGGAGGAAATTTCAATTGGAGCCATGTACGGGGCAGTGCAGAGGCCATTCAAAATACCCAAGAATCCATTACGCATTTATTTCAGCGGGTCGACTCAGACCATGTTGAGGTTGACCCCGAAAGAACCTCGATGACCGGCACGGGAGGCAATCTGCAATTGGGAAAAGTGGGCAACGGGCATTTTATGTTCGAGACCGGGGGTACATGGCGTTCGCCCGAACTGGAACTCAACGATATCGGATTTCAGCGTGAATCAGATGACATCAGGCACTACACCTGGGTAGGTTATCGTACCTTGAAGCCTGACAGTACCTTTAGAAGGGTTGGCATTAATTATAACCATTGGAGCGCATGGGATTTTGGGGGCAACCACAATTACCTTCAGTTCAATACCAATAGCTGGCAGAATTGGGACAACAATTGGTTTTCAAATCTAGGGTTCAATTATGCGCCCATACAGTATTCCAACTTTGCCCTGCGCGGTGGGCCTAGACTTCGACGGTCGCCTTGGATGAGCTTCTGGAACAGCGTGGGCACCGATAACCGAAAAAAAGTTCGGTTCAACTTTTTTCAATTTGGCCGAAGGGCGCTCGATAACAGTCTAAAAAGATATAGCATTGAGTTTGGGGTGCGATATCAACCTATCAATGCCTTGAGAATTTCGGTGTTTCCTGAATACAGTATAAACAATGACAAGCTTCAGTACATTGACAATATCGATACAGATAATGGTGTGCGCTATCTGAACGGTGAAATAGAGCAGCGTACCTTGAGCATGTCGTTGCGGTTGAACTACAATATCAATCCGAATCTAACGGTACAGTATTGGGGGCAACCTTTCATCTCGAGGGGCAGATATTCAAACTTCAAGCATGTGACCAATGCCACGGCCAAGGTCTTTGAAGATCGGTTTGTACAATACGGCGCTGATCAAACAACGTTCGCAGATGATGTGTTTTCTATAGATGAAGATGTGGATGGCAATGTTGATTTCACTTTTGACAATCCCGATTTTTCGTTTGTTCAGTTCCGCTCAAACCTGGTCATCAGGTGGGAGTATATTCCAGGATCGGAAATCTTCTTGGTATGGTCGCAAGACGTCTCGCAATCAGGTGACCCTTCAGAAGGATTGTTCACAAGTCTCGGCGACAATATCTTTGGTCAAAAACCACAGAACATCTTCTTGCTGAAGGCTACATACCGCTTTGTTTTTTAG
- the rplM gene encoding 50S ribosomal protein L13 codes for MDTLSYKTISANKATVDKQWLLVDAEGQTLGRLASKVAKLLRGKHKPNFTPHVDCGDNVIVINAEKINLSGNKWNDKVYLRYTGYPGGQRSTTANELLEKHPERLIEKSVKGMLPKNKLGAELFRNLKVYVGAEHNHEAQKPKAFNLNEFK; via the coding sequence TTGGATACATTGAGTTACAAAACGATTTCAGCCAATAAAGCGACAGTTGACAAGCAATGGCTATTGGTTGATGCCGAGGGGCAGACATTGGGCCGATTGGCTTCAAAAGTGGCCAAGTTGCTACGCGGAAAACACAAGCCCAACTTCACGCCCCACGTTGATTGTGGAGACAATGTAATTGTCATCAATGCCGAAAAAATCAATCTTTCCGGCAACAAATGGAACGATAAAGTGTACTTACGATATACAGGGTATCCCGGGGGTCAGCGTTCAACTACGGCAAATGAGCTATTGGAGAAGCACCCCGAAAGGCTTATTGAAAAATCAGTGAAAGGCATGTTGCCCAAAAATAAACTGGGTGCCGAGCTATTCAGAAACCTTAAAGTATATGTGGGTGCTGAACATAACCATGAAGCACAAAAACCAAAAGCGTTTAACCTAAACGAGTTCAAATAA
- the rpsI gene encoding 30S ribosomal protein S9, producing METIHKIGRRKTAVARVYVSEGKGTITVNKRNFEDYFTTATLQYKVKQPFALTGNEDKYDVNINVYGGGITGQAEAVRLALSRVLCEIDEEHRGVLKPEGLLTRDPRMVERKKYGQKKARKKFQFSKR from the coding sequence ATGGAGACGATCCATAAGATTGGCAGAAGAAAGACGGCAGTGGCCCGCGTGTATGTTTCTGAAGGAAAAGGTACCATCACCGTAAACAAAAGAAATTTCGAAGATTATTTTACCACGGCCACATTGCAGTATAAGGTAAAGCAACCTTTTGCCCTTACTGGAAATGAAGACAAATACGATGTCAATATAAACGTCTATGGCGGGGGCATCACCGGGCAAGCCGAAGCGGTTCGCCTAGCATTGTCGAGGGTACTTTGTGAAATCGATGAAGAGCATAGGGGGGTTTTAAAGCCAGAAGGCCTGCTTACCAGAGACCCAAGAATGGTCGAGCGTAAGAAATACGGTCAGAAAAAGGCCCGTAAGAAATTCCAGTTCTCAAAGCGTTAA
- the rpsB gene encoding 30S ribosomal protein S2 has translation MASKTEVKDLLEAGVHFGHLTRKWNPNMAPYIYMERNGIHVINLYKTVAKLEEAKEAMKKIASSGRKILFVATKKQAKDIVSDKVSKVNMPYITERWPGGMLTNFVTIRKAVKKMTAIDRMKKDGTFDTLSKKERLQVERLRAKLEKNLGSIADMTRLPGAIFIVDTMREHIAVKEAQKLNIPIFAMVDTNSDPRPIDFVIPSNDDAGKSIEAILTQVTEAVAEGLAERKNEKQAAAEVEEEVKEVSKTTATVIGEEDDEPVKAPKKKAKPVEQTKEEPTEKVGEVKEEPQVEKKEEPKAEKKEAPKAEKKEATPKKDTKADDLTKIEGIGPKGAEALTKAGIGTYADLAKAKPEKIKDILTEASSRMAHLDPTTWPKQAKMAADGKWDELKEWQDVAKGGVE, from the coding sequence ATGGCAAGTAAAACAGAAGTCAAAGACTTACTCGAAGCAGGTGTTCATTTTGGGCACTTGACCAGAAAATGGAATCCGAACATGGCTCCCTACATCTATATGGAGCGCAACGGAATTCACGTTATCAATCTCTACAAAACCGTAGCGAAGTTGGAAGAGGCCAAAGAGGCCATGAAAAAAATCGCTTCCTCGGGGAGAAAAATCCTTTTTGTCGCCACCAAAAAACAGGCCAAGGACATCGTATCCGATAAGGTCTCAAAAGTGAACATGCCCTACATCACCGAAAGATGGCCAGGTGGTATGTTGACCAATTTTGTCACGATCAGAAAGGCAGTGAAAAAAATGACGGCCATAGATAGAATGAAAAAAGACGGAACCTTTGATACGCTATCAAAGAAAGAACGTCTTCAGGTAGAACGTCTTAGGGCGAAATTGGAGAAAAACCTAGGCTCTATTGCCGATATGACCCGTTTGCCAGGTGCCATCTTCATTGTTGACACCATGCGCGAGCACATCGCGGTAAAAGAGGCCCAGAAATTGAACATCCCCATCTTTGCGATGGTCGATACCAATTCTGACCCAAGACCGATAGATTTTGTGATCCCATCAAATGATGATGCGGGTAAATCGATTGAAGCCATACTAACACAAGTGACCGAAGCGGTTGCGGAAGGTTTGGCCGAAAGAAAGAATGAAAAGCAGGCTGCAGCTGAAGTTGAGGAAGAGGTGAAAGAAGTTTCGAAAACTACCGCTACCGTAATCGGTGAGGAAGATGATGAGCCTGTCAAAGCACCAAAGAAAAAAGCAAAACCTGTTGAGCAGACCAAAGAGGAACCCACTGAGAAAGTGGGCGAGGTCAAGGAAGAGCCCCAAGTAGAAAAGAAAGAAGAGCCCAAGGCAGAAAAAAAGGAAGCCCCAAAAGCTGAGAAAAAAGAGGCAACACCAAAAAAAGACACTAAGGCAGACGATCTGACAAAAATTGAGGGTATTGGCCCCAAAGGTGCAGAGGCACTTACCAAAGCAGGTATCGGAACCTACGCCGATCTTGCCAAGGCCAAACCTGAAAAAATCAAAGATATCTTGACCGAGGCCAGTTCAAGAATGGCCCATTTAGATCCCACAACATGGCCAAAACAGGCCAAGATGGCCGCAGACGGCAAATGGGACGAGCTAAAAGAATGGCAAGATGTAGCCAAGGGAGGGGTTGAGTAA
- the tsf gene encoding translation elongation factor Ts, with translation MAKITAAEVNKLRKATGAGMMDCKKALVEADGDFDKAIEILRKKGQKVAAKRADRDSSEGAAIAKVNDKKTEGVIISLNCETDFVAKNESFVALANELADLALGHDNKDSFLSASYNGITVEEKLTEQTGVIGEKIEIGSFEKLSAPFVGSYIHAGNKIATLVGLSAAVNGAVDAAKDVAMQAAAMNPIALNESEVDQETIDKEIEIAKDQLRQEGKPEAMLDNIAKGKLNRFFKDNTLVNQAFIKDSKQSVSQYVKSVNSDLEVTGFKRVALG, from the coding sequence ATGGCAAAAATCACAGCCGCTGAAGTAAATAAATTGAGAAAAGCCACTGGTGCTGGAATGATGGATTGCAAGAAGGCATTGGTAGAAGCCGATGGCGATTTTGACAAGGCAATCGAAATTCTAAGAAAAAAAGGCCAGAAAGTGGCCGCCAAAAGAGCAGACAGAGATTCTTCTGAAGGAGCGGCCATCGCAAAGGTAAATGACAAAAAAACCGAAGGGGTCATCATATCACTGAATTGTGAGACCGATTTTGTGGCCAAGAACGAAAGCTTCGTTGCCTTGGCCAATGAATTGGCCGATTTGGCATTGGGCCACGATAACAAAGATTCTTTTCTTTCCGCTTCGTACAATGGAATTACCGTAGAGGAAAAGTTGACCGAGCAAACCGGGGTGATCGGCGAGAAAATCGAAATCGGAAGCTTTGAAAAATTAAGCGCTCCCTTCGTTGGATCTTATATTCATGCTGGCAACAAGATCGCCACATTGGTAGGGCTGTCGGCCGCCGTAAATGGTGCCGTCGATGCTGCCAAAGATGTTGCTATGCAAGCCGCGGCAATGAACCCTATCGCACTCAACGAAAGTGAAGTCGACCAAGAGACCATTGATAAAGAAATTGAGATTGCCAAAGATCAATTGCGCCAAGAGGGCAAGCCTGAGGCAATGCTCGACAATATCGCCAAAGGAAAACTAAATCGATTCTTCAAAGACAATACTTTGGTGAACCAAGCATTTATCAAAGACAGTAAGCAAAGTGTTTCGCAATACGTGAAATCGGTAAATTCTGATTTGGAGGTCACCGGATTCAAAAGGGTTGCTTTAGGATAA
- a CDS encoding DUF4097 family beta strand repeat-containing protein, translating to MKKNYIITVVCLLTFGALSAQEKNIDLFTVPLSNPESPGKLIVNQLTGSIEVEAYDGKEVIVKASVSEDDDCGECDERKSSSKNGMKKISISSLNIGAEENDNVVQIQNELWNKKTDLFIKVPSNFSLKLKTVNHGDITVQGVNGEMEISNVNGNITLESVSGSVVANTTNGELVVGFNSITKGKEMAFSSFNGDVNITFPKSLKANVKAKSDMGDVYTDFDMVISKSEPQVDKNTSSGKYRVKVEQWVNGTINGGGPEMLFKTFNGDIMIRSK from the coding sequence ATGAAGAAGAATTATATAATTACGGTTGTGTGCTTACTTACATTTGGTGCGCTTTCAGCACAGGAAAAAAACATTGATTTGTTCACGGTTCCTTTGAGTAACCCGGAGAGCCCTGGAAAACTAATTGTCAATCAGTTGACCGGTTCTATCGAGGTTGAAGCCTATGATGGCAAAGAGGTGATCGTAAAAGCTTCCGTGAGCGAAGATGACGATTGCGGTGAATGTGATGAAAGAAAGTCAAGCAGTAAAAATGGAATGAAGAAAATTTCCATATCAAGTCTTAACATTGGGGCTGAAGAAAATGATAACGTGGTTCAAATTCAAAATGAGCTTTGGAACAAAAAAACCGACCTATTCATCAAAGTGCCCAGTAATTTTTCACTAAAGCTCAAAACGGTGAACCATGGTGACATCACTGTTCAAGGGGTCAACGGTGAGATGGAGATAAGTAATGTAAATGGCAATATCACTTTAGAATCGGTCAGTGGTTCTGTTGTGGCCAATACCACAAATGGCGAGTTGGTCGTGGGCTTCAATTCCATCACCAAGGGTAAGGAGATGGCCTTTAGCAGTTTTAATGGCGATGTGAACATTACTTTTCCAAAATCGTTAAAGGCAAATGTCAAGGCTAAATCTGATATGGGCGATGTCTATACTGATTTTGATATGGTCATTTCCAAAAGTGAACCGCAAGTCGATAAGAACACATCTTCAGGAAAATATCGCGTAAAAGTCGAACAATGGGTGAACGGCACCATCAATGGCGGTGGTCCTGAAATGTTGTTCAAGACCTTTAACGGAGATATTATGATCAGATCGAAGTAA
- a CDS encoding DUF4097 family beta strand repeat-containing protein, translating to MKQLTMMAVALFLLPDLVQAQEKVFEETIKKELSFKTKSEQNTLVLQNVFGPITVEGYSGTTVQLVVNKRITADTQEHLDLGKQELTLKVSELENRIIVRPDAPYIEYNEKGLRFNWCNNYEEPEYQHRLNFKVKVPKGVNLNIGTVNDGDIYVANTSGNFIKVNNINGGIDLKNVEGRTKLHCINGEVNVSYSRNPDEASQYYSLNGDINITYQSALSAEISFKSMNGELFSDFDIERQYVRTNKDVARKKGKYKYESTPVVQIGKGAVQLDFETLNGNVFIKKI from the coding sequence ATGAAGCAATTGACAATGATGGCAGTGGCGCTATTTCTATTGCCAGACCTGGTACAGGCCCAAGAGAAGGTTTTTGAAGAAACCATAAAGAAAGAGCTTTCCTTCAAAACAAAAAGCGAACAAAACACTTTAGTGCTGCAGAATGTTTTTGGCCCCATAACTGTTGAAGGTTATTCTGGTACCACCGTACAACTGGTGGTGAACAAAAGAATAACCGCAGATACCCAAGAGCATTTAGATTTGGGGAAACAAGAACTCACCCTAAAGGTTTCAGAACTTGAGAATCGAATAATAGTGCGTCCTGATGCGCCATATATTGAGTATAACGAGAAAGGCCTGAGGTTCAACTGGTGCAACAATTATGAAGAGCCCGAGTATCAACATCGATTGAATTTCAAGGTGAAGGTTCCCAAAGGGGTCAATCTGAACATTGGAACTGTAAACGATGGGGACATTTATGTCGCCAATACCAGTGGAAATTTTATCAAGGTAAACAATATCAATGGTGGCATTGATCTGAAAAATGTGGAAGGGAGAACCAAACTACATTGCATTAATGGAGAGGTCAATGTTTCCTATTCACGAAACCCCGATGAGGCCTCCCAGTACTATTCCCTGAACGGTGACATCAACATTACCTATCAAAGTGCGTTGAGTGCCGAGATCTCTTTTAAAAGTATGAATGGCGAACTCTTCAGTGATTTTGATATTGAAAGACAATACGTCAGAACCAATAAAGATGTAGCCAGAAAAAAAGGAAAGTATAAATATGAATCCACTCCAGTGGTTCAGATAGGAAAGGGTGCGGTACAACTTGATTTCGAAACCCTAAACGGAAATGTATTTATCAAAAAAATCTAA